The DNA region GGATGCGGTCATAGGTGTCCCGAGATCGCTGCTGACGTGGCTCGACGCGGGGTTTGGCCATCCGGGGTCCACCAAGGTTCGACGCTGAAGCTGATGCGATGACCTTAGCGCTCGGCTCGGTCTCGCACACCGGAAATCGCCACGGGTGCGTTCCGACCGACGCACGGCGCCGCGATAGGTCACTGTAGAAGCATGAACATCCTGCAGGTGGGTCGCCTCGAACCACAGTTGGCCGAACTCGTGCAACAACGTCACAGCCCGCGGCGTCTTCCGGAGGGCGGCCGGCGCGCCCAATTCCTTGCCGAACACCGGGATTCGGTCACAGTGGTGCTGACCTCGGGCGGCCCGGTGGACGCCGAGCTGATCGCGGCGCTGCCGCGGCTCGGGGCGATCGTCAATAGCGGCGCGGGCGTGGACAATATCGACCTCGAGGCGGCCCGACGCAGACACATCGGTGTCAGCAACACCCCCGACGTGCTGACGGACACGGTCGCCGACACCGCGATCGGTCTGATTCTGATGACGTTGCGCCGGTTCGGCGCCGCGGATCGCTATGTGCGGGAAGGCCGTTGGGAAACCGAAGGCCCGTTTCCATACGCCCGGGACGTCAACGGACTGCGGGTCGGCATTCTCGGCCTGGGCCGAATCGGCACTGCGATTGCCGACCGGCTGCTGGCCTTCGGTTGTGTGTTGGCTTATCACAACCGACGCCGGCTCGAGGACTGCCCGTACCGGTACGCGGCCTCGCCGCAGGAGCTGGCCGAATCCGTGGACATCCTGGTGGTCGCCACCGCGGGTGGCGCAGGCACCGAAAAACTGGTCGGGCGCGCCGTTCTGGAAGCCCTCGGCTCCGACGGCTACCTGATCAACATCGCCCGCGGCAGCGTCGTCGACGAATTGGCACTCGTCGATGTGCTGGCCGCGGGCCGCCTCGCGGGCGCGGGACTGGATGTGTTCGCCGACGAACCCCAGGTGCCCGCCGCGCTGCGCGCCCTCGACAACGTGGTGCTGTTCCCGCACATCGGCAGCGCCACGGCCCGAACCCGGCGCGCGATGGCCGAATTGGCGTTGCGCAACCTCGAAAGTTACCTGACCAGCGCAGCGTTGGTGACGCCCGTGCTGCGGCCCGGCGGCTGAGTCGTCGCGGAATCAGCGGGTGACGAACTCAACGACGACTTCGCTGAAGGCGTCGTTGTCGTCGCCTGCGGCGGTGTGCCCGGCCTCGCCGAGTTCGACGAACTCGGCTTGCGGAACCTTGGCCAGAAAGTCGTTGACGCCCTCCGGGGAGACCACATCCGAGAGTTTGCCGCGGATCAGCAGGATGGGAATCTGAAGCCCGCTCACGGCCGTCTCCAGCTTGTCGGTGCGGGCGAACGGGTCATCGCCGGGCGCGGTCAAGAACGCGGGATCCCAATGCCAGTACCAGCGGCCGTCACGCTCGCGGAGATTTCTCTTCAAGCCGTCGGTGCTGCGTGGCTTGGCGCGGTGGGGCAGGTAGGCGGCGACCGCGTCGGCCGCATCCTCGAGCGAGTCGAAGCCGTCGACGTTGCCGAACATGAAATCGCGAATCCGCGCACTGCCCGACTTTTCGAACTTCGGGACCACGTCGACGAGGACCAGCTTGGTGACCTTGGCGCTGCCGGCGAGGCTGGCGACCAGCATTCCGGTCAACCCGCCCATGCTGGCACCGATCAGCGCCACCGGCCGCCCGATGGTGTCGAGGATCCGCAGCACGTCCTCGGCCATGGTTTCCAGCGCATAGTCCGCATTCGGTGCCCGGTCGCTGTCGCCGTGGCCGCGGCTGTCGATCGCGACGACGTGGAATCCCTGATCGGCCAGGACCTGGCCAGTGTTCTTCCAGGAGAACCGATTTTGGCCGCCGCCGTGCAGCAGCAGGATGCTGGGTCGGTCCGGGGCGGTTTCGCCGTCCGGTTGGCTCCATTCGTCGCCGACCAGAGTGATGCCACCGGCACCCTTGAACTCGACGGTCTGCGCTGTGCTCACCGGGCTGACGTTACCCAGGCGCGTCGCGGCGGCCCCCGGCGGCGTGCGTCGCGTGGTCAGAGACGGTCCCGCGACGCTCCGAGACGGGGTATTTGAGCTGGTCACGGACGTGTGGACGGGGCGACTAGACCTATGTCACACAACCCGGATCGGGATATGCAAGGATTCAGCTACCTACCGGTGGGTAGGGTCCGGGAGGTCTGTTGAAAGCGGCCATCCACCGCGAGGCGGTGGTGTACCTTTTCGGCAGTCCTGTGTCTTCAGTCACAGTGGTCACGCAGGAAGCAGGTGTCGCATGTCGGGAGGTGATCTGCCGCTTATGCAGCAAATGATCCCGCCCAGCTTGGATCCCCACGGACCAGCGCCTATCCCGGGGGAGGACCTGTAATGGCCACCGCCACCGCAGCGTTCGCGAAGCCCGTTCGGTCGATCGGCGGCTTCTTCGCGATGACCCTCGATACCTTCGTCGCGATGTTCAGGCCGCCGTTCGCGTGGCGCGAGTTCGTGCTGCAGGCGTGGTTCGTGGCGCGGGTCTCGATTGTTCCGACGCTGATGCTCGCGATCCCCTTCACGGTGCTGTTGGTCTTCACCTTCAACATCCTGTTGGTGGAGTTCGGCGCGGCCGACTTCTCCGGAACCGGCGCCGCCATCGGAACTGTCACCCAGATCGGCCCGATTGTCACCGTGCTCGTCGTGGCCGGGGCCGGCGCCACCGCAATGTGCGCCGATCTCGGCGCGCGCACCATCCGCGAGGAACTCGACGCGCTGCGCGTGATGGGCATCAACCCGATCCAGGCCCTCGTCGTACCGCGGGTACTGGCCGCCACCCTGGTCGCCCTGATGCTGGCGGCGTCGGTGGTCGTGGTCGGCATCGCCGGCGGCTTCCTGTTCTCGGTCTTCCTCCAGCACGTCACACCCGGCGCCTTCGTCGCCGGCCTCACGCTGATCACCGGACCCACCGACGTGGTGATCTGCCTCGTCAAGGCGACCCTGTTCGGCCTGTCGGCCGGTCTGATCGCTTGCTACAAGGGCATTTCGGTCGGTGGCGGCCCGGCCGGCGTCGGCAACGCCGTCAACGAGACCGTGGTCTTCACGTTCATCGCGCTGAACGTGATCAACCTGCTGGTGACCGCGGTCGGTGTGCAGGTGACGACATGACCGCCGCACCGAATACCGCCGTCCGGCTGCGCCGCACCCTGGGCGAGTGGTCCCAGGGCTGGAACCGCATCGGCCGGCAGACCAAGTTCTACGGCTACACGCTCAAGGGCGTCTGGGATGCCGTCGTCTACTACAAGGGCGAGGTGTTCCGGCTCATCGCCGCGATGGGGCTCGGCGCGGGGGCGCTGGCGGTCATCGGCGGCACCATCGCGATCGTCGGGTTCCTGACGCTGACCACCGGCGCGCTGGTCGCCGTCCAGGGCTACAGCCAGTTCGCGTCCATCGGCGTCGAGGCCCTCACCGGTTTCGCCTCCGCGTTCTTCAACGTCCGGTTGATCGCGCCGCTGACGGCCGGGGTCGGCATGGCCGCGACCATCGGCGCCGGGGCCACCGCGCAACTCGGCGCGATGCGCATCAACGAGGAGATCGACGCCCTGGAGGTGATGGGCATCCGCACCATCGCCTACCTGGCGTCCTCGCGGGTGATCGCCGGCGTGATCGTGGTGATCCCGCTGTACTGCGTCGCGGTGTTGATGTCGTTCTTCGCGGCCCGGGTCGGCACCACCATGTTCTACGGGCAGGCCACGGGCGTGTACGACCACTACTTCCGGACCTTCCTCAACCCGGTCGACCTGATCTGGTCGTTCCTGCAGGCTGTGGCGATGGCGCTGGTGATCATGCTGGTGCACACCTACTACGGCTTCACCGCTTCCGGCGGCCCCGCGGGCGTCGGGGAGGCGGTGGGCCGCGCGGTGCGCACCTCGCTGATCGTCGCAGCGTTGGTGACCGTGATGATCTCACTGGCCGTTTACGGTCAGTCCGGCAACTTCAACCTCTCCGGGTAAGCGGGCGCGGAAATATGGAACACGACGACCACACTGGCCTCCGCCCCGCATGGTGGACGCTGATCCTCATCATCTTCCTGGCGGCGCTGGTGTGGATCACCGCGGCGCTGTTCACCGGTTCGTTGAAGAAGTACGTCGATGTCACGCTGACCTCGGACCGGTCCGGGTTGGTGATGGAGTCCGGCGCCAAGGTCAAGCTGCGCGGCGTTCAGGTGGGCCGGGTCAGCACCATCCACGGCGGCACCACCGGACCGGACGCGGTGTCCCTGCGGCTGGAGATCAATCCCGATCAGGTCCAGCACATCCCGGCCAACGTGGGCGCGCAGATCCGCGCCACCACTGTCTTCGGCGCCAAGTTCGTCGATCTGCTGTACCCGGAGAACCCCAGCGAGCAGCGCCTCGCCGACGGGCAGGTCCTGCGGTCGCAGAACGTCAGCACCGAGGTCAACACGGTGTTCGAGAACCTCGTCGGGGTCCTCGATCAGGTCGACACCTCCAAGCTCAACGCCACCCTGTCGGCGTTGGCCGACGGTGTCCGCGGCCAGGGTGAACGGATCGGGCAGGCCACCACCGACGCCAATCAGGTTCTGCTGGCGCTGAATCCGCGCGCCGACACCATCCGCGCCGACTGGCAGTCGCTCCAGGGCTTCAGCGACACCTACAGCGCCGCAGCGAACAACATCGTCACCGTCCTCGACGCGGCCAGCACCACCAGCGTCACCGTCACCAACAACGCCAAGCAGTTGGACGCGTTGTTGCTCAACGTCATTGGCCTCTCCAACAGCGGTATCCAGTTGCTGGCGCCGAATCAGGCGAACCTGATCAACGCGATCAACGTGCTCGAACCCACCACCAACCTGCTGCACAAGTACAACCCCCAGTACACCTGCATGCTGGTCGGCGCGCACTGGCTGCTGGACAACGGCGGGTACGACGCGACCGGCGGCAACGGCAAGTCGTTCGTCGTCGACGGCGGCGCGCTGGCCGGCGACGACATCTACCGCTACCCCGACCACCTGCCGATCATCGGCGCCAAGGGCGGCCCGGGCGGAAAGCCCGGCTGTGGTTCACTGCCGGTCGTCGACGAGAACTGGCCGGTTCGCGCCCTGGTGACCAACACCGGTTGGGGCACCGGAGTCGACATCCGGCCCAACCCGGGCATCGGGTTCCCGGCCTGGGCCAACTACTTCCCGGTCACGCGCGGTATTCCGCAGCCGCCGAGTGTGCGCAACCTGTTCGGTGGGCCCGCACCGGGGCCGAACGTGGGCAACCCGCCGAAGGTCATCCCCGAACCGGGCGACTATCCCTATGGCGCTCAGATGTACGCACCCGACGGCACTCCGCTGTGGAACAATCTGCCCCCGGCGCCGCCGCCGGGCGCACCCCGGGACCCGGGTCCCACTCCGGGAACGGAGCCGTTCGTGGTGCCGTTCCCCGGCCAGGTGCCCTTCCCGAACCCGCCACCACCGGTCCCGGCGGCCCCATCGCCGTAGACCCACCGACGAAAATCCTGACCTGACAACCCGTATCGAGAGGTAACCGCAATGCGAGGCAACCTGGGCGCCGCCGCCTGGCGTCTGGCCGTGTTCATCGCGGTCTGCCTGTTGGGGATGTTTACGCTGTTCGCGGTGTTCGCCGAACTGCGGTTCGAGAAGGCCAGCGACTATCGGGCGCATTTCACCAATGTCACCGGTCTGGAGAACGACGACTTCGTCCGCATCGCGGGCGTGGAGGTCGGCAAGGTCAAGGGCATCAACGTCAACGACGACGGCACTGTGACAGTCGATTTCACGGCCGACGAGTCGGTGGTGCTGACCGAGGGCAGCCGCGCGGTGATCCGGTACGACGACCTCATCGGCGGCCGGTACCTGTCCCTGGTGGAGGGTGTCGGCGGTACCAAACGGATCAACCCGGGCGAGACCATCCCGTTGGCCCAGACCGAACCGGCGCTGGACCTCGATGCGCTGATCGGTGGCTTCCGGCCGCTGTTCCGGGCGTTGGAGCCCGAACAGATCAATGCGTTGTCGGGGCAGCTGATCAGCGCGCTGCAGGGACAGGGTGCGACCATCGGCTCGTTCCTGTCGCAGACCGCGGCCCTGACCAATACGTTGGCCGACCGCGATGAGCTCATCGGCGAGGTGATCGTCAACCTCAACACGGTCCTGGGATCTCTGGCGGGACAAAGCGATCAGTTCGCCAAGGGTGTCGAGGCCATCTCGGACCTGGTCGAGACCCTCGGGGAACGCAAGCAGGAGATCGCCAACGGCGTGGCCTACACCAGCGAGGCGGCCGGCACGGTTGCGGACCTGTTGTCGGCGGCCCGTCCGCCCCTGCAACAAGTGATCACCGAGACCGACCGGGCGGCGGGATTGGTGCTGGCCGACCACGACTACTTCGACAACCTGCTCAATACGCTGCCGGACTCGTATCAGGTGCTCAACCGACAAGGCATCTATGGCGACTTCTTCAGCTTTTACCTCTGTGATATCTCGTTGAAGCTCAACGGCAAGGGCGGTCAGCCGGTGTATGTGAAGGTGGCGGGCCAGGACAGTGGGAGGTGTGCGCCCCGATGAAGTCTTTCGCAGAGCGCAATCCCTACATCATCGGTCTGGTCGGCATCCTCGGAACGGTGGCGCTGATGCTGGCGGCGCTGAACTATCAGAACCTGCCGGGGTTCAGCCAGGGCAAGAGTTACAGCGCCTTCTTCGAAGACGCCGGTGGGCTGTATGACGGTGCCGCCGTCCAGGTTTCGGGCTTCGAGTCCGGTCGAGTGACCGGCATCTCGCTCGACGACCAGCGGGTGCTCGTCAAGTTCAAGGTGAACAAGGGCATTCGTCTCGGCGACCGTGCCGAGGCGGCCATCAAGACCAAGACCGTGCTGGGCACCAAGTACCTCGAGGTCACCCCGCGCGGCGAGGGCCAGTTGGGCGACACCATCCCGCTGGATCGCACCACCTCGCCGTATCAGCTGCCGGATGCGCTGGGTGATCTGACGATGACCATCAGCGGCCTGAACACCGATCAGCTCTCCGATTCGCTGCGGGTGCTGTCCGACACGTTCTCCGAGACGCCGCCGGACCTGAAGATCGCCGTCGAGGGCGTGGCGCGGTTCTCCGACGTCCTCAACGAGAAGGACGCGCAGCTGCGTGAGCTGTTGGCCAACGCGAACAAGTCCACCGGGATACTGGCCGAGCGCAGTGACCAGGTTGTCAGCCTGGTCAACGACACCAACGCCCTGATGGCCGAATTGCAGAGCCAGAGCGCGGCGCTGGACCAGATCTCCGGCAACATCTCCACCCTGAGCCGCCAACTGCGCGGCTTCATCGCCGAGAACCGCGAGACCATGCAGCCGGCCCTGGAGAAGCTCAACGGTGTGCTCGCCACGATCGACAACCGCAAGGACCGGGTCAAGAAGTCCATCAACATGTTGTCGACCTACGCGATGTCCCTCGGTGAGACCGTGGCCTCGGGACCGTTCTTCAAGTCCTACATCGCCAACCTGCTGCCGGGTCAGTTCGTGCAGCCGTTCATCGACGCTGCGTTCTCCGATCTGGGTCTCGATCCGAACGTGATGCTGCCGTCGGAGCTCACGGATCCGCAGGTCGGCCAGCCGGGAACCCCGGCGCTGCCGATGCCGTACCCGCGCACCGGTCAGGGCGGCGACCCGCGCCTGAACCTGCCGGACGCGATCACCGGCAACCCGGGCAATCAGGCTTGTGGGCCGCCCGGCATCCCGCTGTCCGGCACCAACTGCTACCCGTACCGGGATCCCGGACCCGCGCCGGCGCCGGGCGGACCGCCGCCGGGACCGCCCGCGGAGGCCCCGGCAGGGGTTGCCTCGACGCCGCAGCCGGTGCCGTCGCCGTTCCTGCAGCCGGGACCGGGTCAGACGCCGCCGGTGACCCAGGCCGTCGTGCCGGCACCCGCTCCGGAACCGCAGGGCCCCCGACCGGGCCCCGCCGCTGAAGGGGAGGCCGGCCAGTGAAGCTGACCCGTAACGCGACAATCGGTGTGGCCGTGGTGCTGGTGTTGACGCTGATCGGCGGCGCAGCGCTGCTGCTGCGCTCCGGCGGTCCGCTGCACCGCACCAACGTCGTGGCCTATTTCGACAACAGCAACGGCATCTTCGTCGGCGACGACGTGCGCATCCTTGGTGTGAACGTCGGCCGGATCGACAAGATCGAACCCGAGTACAACCGGGTCAAGATCTCGTTCTGGTACGACAGCGCGCACAAGGTCCCCGAAGACGCCATGGCGGCCATCCTGTCGCCGGCGCTGGTGACCGGACGCGCCATCCAGCTCACCCCGTCGTACTCCGGCGGACCGGTGCTGCCCAACAACGCTGTGATCGGGCAGGACCGCACCGCAGTTCCGGTGGAGTGGGCCGACTTCCGGGAGCAACTCAACCGGCTGGCCGAGAACCTCGAGCCCACCGAACCCGGCGGCGTCAGCACGCTGGGCGCGCTGGTGAACACGACCGCGGACAACCTGCGCGGTCAGGGTGCGAGCATCCGCGACACGGTGGTCAAGCTGTCGCAGGCGTTTTCGGCGCTCGGCGACCACAGCACCGACATTTTCAGCACCGTCAAGAATCTGTCGATCCTGGTGTCGGCGCTCCAGGACAGCACCGACGTGATGCGTCAGCTCAACCAGAACCTGGCGAACGTCACCGGCCTGCTCGCCGATGATCCCGGCGAAGTCGCCGCGGCCATCAGCGATCTCAACGCCGCGCTGGGCGATGTCCAGTCCTTCGTCGCCGACAACCGGGAGACGTTGGGCACCACGTCGGAGAAACTCGGTGCGGTCACCCAGACGCTGCACGACAGCCTCGACGACATCAAGCAGTTGCTCCACGTCGCGCCGAACACGCTGCAGAACTACGTGAACATCTATCAGCCGGCCCAGGGCGCGGCGACCAGCGCGTTGGCGATCTCGAACTTCCAGAACCCGGTCTCGTTCCTGTGCGGCGCAATTCAGGCGGCCTCCCGCCTGGGCGCCGAGCAGTCGGCGAAGCTGTGCACGCAGTATCTGGCGCCGATCGTCAAGAACCGGCAGTACAACTTCCTGCCCATCGGGCAGAACTTGTTCGTCGGCACGCAGGCCCGCCCGAACGAGGTGACCTTCAGCGAGGAGTGGCTGCGGCCGGATTACATCCCGCCGCCAGGGTCCGTCCCGCCGCCGGCTCCCGCCGATCCGGCCGCACCGCCGGCCGCGGGCCCGCCGTTGGCGGCCGAGCAGATGGTCGCGACCAACCCCGCCGACGGCTTGCCCGGCATGATGGTCCACTCCGGAGGTGGGCAATGACGCGAGTAGCGCAGATCAAGCGGGCCGCCGGGGCCGCGATGCTGGGCGCGCTGGCGACCGCGCTGACCGCGTGCAGCGGTTGGACCGGGCTGAACTCGCTGCCGCTGCCGGGCACCGAGGGGCACGGTCCGGACGCGTTCACGATTCAGGTCCAGATGCCCGACGTGGACAACATCGAGCAGAACTCGCGGGTGCGGGTCGGCGACGTCACCGTCGGCAACGTGACCAAGATCGAGCGCCAGGACTGGCATGCGTTGGTCACCATGAACCTCAACGGCAATGTCGACCTGCCGGCCAACGCGCGGGCCACCATCGGTCAGACCAGCCTGTTGGGGTCGCTGCACATCGAGTTGGCCCCGCCCGTCGACGTCGAGCCCGAAGGCCGGCTGCAGCAGGGTTCGCTGATCCCGCTGTCCTCGTCCGGCGCCTATCCCACCACCGAGCAGACGTTGGCGGCGGTGTCGCTGTTGCTCAATGGCGGTGGCGTGGGCCGGATCCAGGACATCACCACGGCCTTCGCGACGGCGTTCGACGGCCGGGAAGCCGACCTGCGCAGCCTGATCGAACAGCTCGACCTGTTCATCGCCTACAACAACGATCAAAAAGAAGACATCATCGCGGCCACCGAGAGCTTGAACAGCTTGGTGGGCCAGTTCGCCGACCAGAAGCCGGTGGTGGACAAGGCGCTCGAGACCGTTCCGGATGCGCTCGACGTCCTCAAGGAGCAGCGCACGGCCCTGGCTGATGCGTTGACGAAATTCGGCCAGTTCAGCGCGCTGACCGCCGATACCGTCAACCAGACCAAGGAGTCCCTGGTCCAGGAACTGCGCGATCTCGGTCCGGTGTTGAAGTCGCTGGCCGATGCGGGACCGTCGATGACGCGGGCGCTCAGTTTCTACCCGACCTTCCCGTGGCCCAAGGAAACGCTGGACAACTGGATGCGCGGCGACTACGGCAACCTCAGCCTGGTCTTCGACCTCACGCTGAGCCGCATCGACACCGGTTTCTTCACCGGAACCCGGTGGGAAGGTGATCTGACCGAGCTGGAATTGCAGTGGGGCCGGACCATCGGTCAGCTGCCGAGCCCGTACACGGCCGGCAACCCGCTGATCATGCCGTACCGCTGGGATCAGGGGCGCTAATGCATTTGACACGCAAGACCCTCACGCAGATGTCGATCCTGATCCTCATCGCGCTGGTGGCCGGCTCCGTCATGGTCTTCAACTTCATCGGACTGCCCGGCATGCTGTTCGGCATCGGCCAGTACAACGTCTCGGTCCAACTGCGCGACGGCGGTGGCCTGTACGAGCGGGCCAACGTCACCTACCGCGGCACCGAGGTCGGACGGGTCAAGGAGGTCCGACTCACCGATCAGGGCGTGGTCGCCGACCTCACCTTGGAGTCGAAGATCGAGATCCCCGCCGACCTGGACGCCTCCGTGGGCAGCGTGTCCGCGGTCGGCGAGCAGTACGTCGACCTGGTCCCGCGCAGCGGTAATCCGCCGTATCTGCAGGACGGCGACGTGATTCCGCTGGATCGCACCTTCGTCCCGATCGACGTCAACGCCGTGTTGGACTCCACCAACCGTGGCCTGCAGGCGATTCCGCAGGAGAACCTCTCCACGGTGGTCGACGAGGCCTACACCGCCGTCGGCGGACTGGGCCCGGAGTTGTCGCGCCTGGTGAAGGGCTCGACCCAGCTGGCCATCGACGCACGGGCCAACCTCGGCGAGCTGACGACGCTGATCGATCAGTCCGGCCCGGTGCTGGACTCCCAGACCGACACCTCCGGCGCCGTCCAGCGCTGGGCCGCGAACCTGGCGAGCATCACCGGGCAGTTGAAGCAGGAGGACCCGGCGGTTGCCGGTGTGCTCCAGCAGGGCCCCGGCGCGGCCGACGAGGTGCGTGCGCTGTTCGACGAGCTGCAGCCCAGCCTGCCGATCCTGTTGGCGAACCTGGTCAGTGTGGGCGAAGTGGCGGTCACCTACCAGCCCGGCCTCGAGCAGCTGCTGGTGTTGCTGCCGCAGGGCGCGGCAGTGACGTCGGCGATCGGTGTCGCCAACCGGCACACCCGACAGGACTACCGCGGCGCGTACCTGAGCTTCAACCTGAACCTCAACCTGCCGCCGCCGTGCGTCACCGGCTACATTCCGGCTTCTCAGAAGCGGGTGCCCGCCGCCGTCGACCACCCCGACCGTCCCGCCGGCGATGTGTACTGCCGCGTTCCGCAGGACTCGGCGTTCAACGTCCGCGGTGCCCGCAACATCCCCTGCACGACGGTGCCTGGTAAACGTGCCCCGACCGTGCGGATGTGCGAAAGCGACGAGGTTTACCAGCCGCTCAACGACGGATTCAACTGGAAGGGCGACCCTAACGCGACGAACTCGGGACAGGCTGTCCCGCAGTTGCCGCCGGGCGTCTCACCTGCGGAAGCACAGCCTGCTGCGGCACCACCGGCGCCGCCGATCGCAGCCGCTGAATACGAGCCGAGCAGCGGCACGTACGTTGGACCGGACGGGCAGATCTACACTCAAGCCAATCTGGCCCAAAATGCCGCAGAGGAGCAAACATGGCAGACGATGCTGCTGCCCCCGAAGGGGAACTGACCGAGTCGACCGGAACGGAGTCGACCGGAACCCCCGAGGAGACAACGGAATCGCCGCAGGACGCCACTCAGGAAGCCAGTACCGACGACGCCGCGATCGCCGGGAGCGATGCGGCGGACGACACCGGCGACGTCGCCGAGTCCGGCTCCGCGGAAAGCGAGCCGAAGCCGGGACGGGCGCGGCGCTTTGCCGCCGCCGGTGTGGCGGTGCTGCTGGCGCTCGGGTTGGTCGGCGGGCTCGGCTGGCTGGGCTGGTCGGTGTACCAGCAGCAGCAGGCCGAGCAGCAGCGCGACCTCTTCGTCCAGGTGGGGCGGCAGGCCGCGATCAACCTGACGACCATCGACTTCGAAGACGCCGAGGGCGGGGTGCAGCGCATCCTGGATTCGGCCACTGGCACCTTCTACGACGACTTCTCGCAGCGGTCCGGACCGTTCACCGAAGTGGTCAAGCAGGCCCAGTCCAAGTCCTCCGGCGAGGTGACCGCCGCGGGCCTGGAATCCGAGGAGGCCGACCGCGCGCAGGTGCTGGTGGCGGTCACTGTTCAGACCTCCAACGCCGGTGCTCCCGAGCAGGCCCCGCGCATGTGGCGGATGCGGATCTCGGTGGAGAACACTGACGACGGCCAGGTCAAGGTCTCGAACGTGGAGTTTGTGCCGTGACGAACCCCGAGGACCCGAACACCGTGCCAGAGAAGGAAGCCCCCGCCGTGTCCGCCGAGAACGACGACCTGACCCCGACGGAGTCCGCCGCGGCTGCCGAGACCACCGAGGCCGCTGCGGCCACGGATGCCACCGAGACCACGGTGGCCGCTGACAGTGCGGAGACCGCCGAGGACAGCGACGCCGCCGAAACCGCGGCGGACATCGAGGCGGCTGAGGCCGCCGAAACCACCAAGGCCGACGCGGCCGGTGCGGGCAAGGTCAAGCGCGCCGTCGCGCTGACGGTGGTGCTGTGCGTGTTGCTGGCCGCCGTGCTGGTGGGCGCCGGCTTCCTGGGCTGGAAGTACTACTCGGGGCAGACCGCCGAGACCGCGCGCATCGAAACCGTGCAGGTCGCCAAGGACGCCACCGTGAAGCTGTTGTCCTACAAGCCCGAGACGGTCGAGGAAGAGCTGACCGCCGCCGCGGACCTGTTGTCCGGGGGCTTCCGCGATTCGTACACCGAGCTGACCAACGACGTGGTGATCCCCGGCGCCAAGGAGCAGAGCATCTCGGCGGTGGCCAACGTGCCGGCCGCCGCGTCGATGTCGGCGGAGTCCGACCGCGCCGAGGTGCTGGTCTTCGTCAACCAGACGGTGATCGTCGGCGACGGCGCGCCGACCGCCACCGCCTCGAGCGTCAAGGTGACGCTGGAGAAGGTCGACGGCGACTGGCGGATCTCCGGCTTCGACCCGGTGTAGTCTGCGCCGGCATGGACAGCGAACCGCGCTGGATGGATGTCGAGGTACCCGCGGGGCAGCTGCGGGCCCTGAGCTGGGGTCCCGAGGATGCACCAATCGCGTTGTGCCTGCACGGCTTTCCTGACACCGCTTACGGTTGGCGGAAAATGGCCCCGCAGCTCGTCGACGCCGGCTATCGCGTGGTGGCCCCGTTCCTGCGCGGGTACGTGCCGTCGTCGCTGCCCTCGGATGGCAGCTATCACATCGGCGCATTGATGGACGACGCCCTGCGGATCCGCGAGGCGGCCGGGCCCACCGACCGC from Mycolicibacterium sp. MU0053 includes:
- a CDS encoding ABC transporter permease: MTAAPNTAVRLRRTLGEWSQGWNRIGRQTKFYGYTLKGVWDAVVYYKGEVFRLIAAMGLGAGALAVIGGTIAIVGFLTLTTGALVAVQGYSQFASIGVEALTGFASAFFNVRLIAPLTAGVGMAATIGAGATAQLGAMRINEEIDALEVMGIRTIAYLASSRVIAGVIVVIPLYCVAVLMSFFAARVGTTMFYGQATGVYDHYFRTFLNPVDLIWSFLQAVAMALVIMLVHTYYGFTASGGPAGVGEAVGRAVRTSLIVAALVTVMISLAVYGQSGNFNLSG
- a CDS encoding MlaE family ABC transporter permease, with the protein product MATATAAFAKPVRSIGGFFAMTLDTFVAMFRPPFAWREFVLQAWFVARVSIVPTLMLAIPFTVLLVFTFNILLVEFGAADFSGTGAAIGTVTQIGPIVTVLVVAGAGATAMCADLGARTIREELDALRVMGINPIQALVVPRVLAATLVALMLAASVVVVGIAGGFLFSVFLQHVTPGAFVAGLTLITGPTDVVICLVKATLFGLSAGLIACYKGISVGGGPAGVGNAVNETVVFTFIALNVINLLVTAVGVQVTT
- a CDS encoding MCE family protein, with translation MEHDDHTGLRPAWWTLILIIFLAALVWITAALFTGSLKKYVDVTLTSDRSGLVMESGAKVKLRGVQVGRVSTIHGGTTGPDAVSLRLEINPDQVQHIPANVGAQIRATTVFGAKFVDLLYPENPSEQRLADGQVLRSQNVSTEVNTVFENLVGVLDQVDTSKLNATLSALADGVRGQGERIGQATTDANQVLLALNPRADTIRADWQSLQGFSDTYSAAANNIVTVLDAASTTSVTVTNNAKQLDALLLNVIGLSNSGIQLLAPNQANLINAINVLEPTTNLLHKYNPQYTCMLVGAHWLLDNGGYDATGGNGKSFVVDGGALAGDDIYRYPDHLPIIGAKGGPGGKPGCGSLPVVDENWPVRALVTNTGWGTGVDIRPNPGIGFPAWANYFPVTRGIPQPPSVRNLFGGPAPGPNVGNPPKVIPEPGDYPYGAQMYAPDGTPLWNNLPPAPPPGAPRDPGPTPGTEPFVVPFPGQVPFPNPPPPVPAAPSP
- a CDS encoding 2-hydroxyacid dehydrogenase translates to MNILQVGRLEPQLAELVQQRHSPRRLPEGGRRAQFLAEHRDSVTVVLTSGGPVDAELIAALPRLGAIVNSGAGVDNIDLEAARRRHIGVSNTPDVLTDTVADTAIGLILMTLRRFGAADRYVREGRWETEGPFPYARDVNGLRVGILGLGRIGTAIADRLLAFGCVLAYHNRRRLEDCPYRYAASPQELAESVDILVVATAGGAGTEKLVGRAVLEALGSDGYLINIARGSVVDELALVDVLAAGRLAGAGLDVFADEPQVPAALRALDNVVLFPHIGSATARTRRAMAELALRNLESYLTSAALVTPVLRPGG
- a CDS encoding alpha/beta fold hydrolase, with protein sequence MSTAQTVEFKGAGGITLVGDEWSQPDGETAPDRPSILLLHGGGQNRFSWKNTGQVLADQGFHVVAIDSRGHGDSDRAPNADYALETMAEDVLRILDTIGRPVALIGASMGGLTGMLVASLAGSAKVTKLVLVDVVPKFEKSGSARIRDFMFGNVDGFDSLEDAADAVAAYLPHRAKPRSTDGLKRNLRERDGRWYWHWDPAFLTAPGDDPFARTDKLETAVSGLQIPILLIRGKLSDVVSPEGVNDFLAKVPQAEFVELGEAGHTAAGDDNDAFSEVVVEFVTR
- a CDS encoding MCE family protein; amino-acid sequence: MRGNLGAAAWRLAVFIAVCLLGMFTLFAVFAELRFEKASDYRAHFTNVTGLENDDFVRIAGVEVGKVKGINVNDDGTVTVDFTADESVVLTEGSRAVIRYDDLIGGRYLSLVEGVGGTKRINPGETIPLAQTEPALDLDALIGGFRPLFRALEPEQINALSGQLISALQGQGATIGSFLSQTAALTNTLADRDELIGEVIVNLNTVLGSLAGQSDQFAKGVEAISDLVETLGERKQEIANGVAYTSEAAGTVADLLSAARPPLQQVITETDRAAGLVLADHDYFDNLLNTLPDSYQVLNRQGIYGDFFSFYLCDISLKLNGKGGQPVYVKVAGQDSGRCAPR